ATCTGGCGCGCGATGTGGTGGTGCCCGACGTCGCCGGGTGGCGTCACGAACGGCTACCAGAGCCCCCAGACCCCGAACTGCCCTGGTTCAGCACCGCGCCGGACTGGCTCTGCGAAGTGCTGTCCCCCTCCACGCGAAGCCTGGACCGGCTGCGCAAGCTGCCGCTGTACTTCCGCGAGGGCGTGGGGAACGTGTGGCTCATCGACCCCGTGCAGCAGTCGCTGGAGGTCTACCGGCGAGGCGCCACGAGCTGGGTCCGCAGCCAGCTCTTCACAGGGAACGTCACCGTGAACGCGGAGCCCTTCGAAGCCACGTCACTGCACCTGGGAATGCTGTGGACGCCCCGCCCGGGAAGCCCGCCGGTACACCGGTGAGCCATCCCCTCACGGCTCGCCGGAGGGCCCCACGCGGCCCCAGACGACGTCGGTGAAGCGCGAGCCGGGCTCATCCTCGAGCCCGAGCTTGCGCAAATCATCCGTGTACTTCGCGCCCTTCACCACCACCCACCGGCGCGCCACGCGGCGTGCCGCCTCCAGCGTCTCCAGCGTCAACGGCGCGTGCTCCGCGAAGCGGCGCAGCATGTCGAACGCGGGCTGCGACTTGCGCGGCTTGGCGAACATCGGGTCGAAGAACACGACGTCGAATGAACGAGGCGCCAACGTCTTCAGGTACTCGCGCGCATCCGCGTGCAGCACCTCCACGGGTCCGGAGTCCTCGCCCAGCGCGTAGCGCCGCAGCCCCTCCCCCGCCACCGCCGCCAGCGCCTGACTCCGCTCCAGCCCCACCACGCGCCCCGAAGGCCCCACGGCCAGCGAGGCCACCATTGCGTCCTGCGCCAGCCCCAGCGTGCAGTCCAACACCGCGTCGCCCGCACGAAGCTCCGCCACCCGAACGAAGGCATCCGCCTCGCCCTCGCGCAGCCGCATCCGGCGCAGGTGCGCCATGCCCGCGTGAAAGCCAAACGAGCCCTCCGCGTCCCACAGCGTGACGCCGTCCCCGCCCACCACGAGCAGCGCGGACGCCTTCGTCCCCAGCCACGGCGCCACGCTCTCCTTCGCGCGCCGAGGAAGAAACGGCACGCCCCACCGCGCCCCCACCGCGCGCGCCTCGCGCACCAACGCCGCGTCCACCTTCGTGCTCGTCGTCACCGCCAGCGGTACCAGGGCCACCTCCGCCTTTGGCATCCACCACGCCCGCCGCGCAGGGGCAACCGATTCCTCCGCCCACGACGCCGTGCGGCAATTCACGGATGTCCCATCGCGTCAATCGTGGAGAGCCGCGTCATCCTCCGTCGGAGACCCGACACGATAAGGACGAGTTAACGAACTTCATAGGAATCCGCGCCTTGGTGCCTCAGAATCAGACTTCCTTCGGACGATGGAGAATCTCCCCAATCCGCGCCCGGAGTGGATCGCTTGGAGAGGACAACGATGCGCAACAGAGCAACAGGAATGGCCGTTGCCGTACTGGTCGCAACCCTCATGGTGGGCGACGCGTTCGCCGCCACTTTTGGAGTCACGCCTTCGGGTTCGTCTGCAGTTTTCTTCGTCGACACCACCGCCTGGGCGGACGTCCATTACGTCCGCAACAACCAGGGCCAGCTCAACTACCGGATGGGCATCGTCAACGGCCGGAACCAATACACGGTGACGGGCCTGTCCGCGGGCGAGACCATCGACTACGCATTCACGTACTGGGACGTGTCCTGCAACTGTGCGCGCGAGACGGCGTGGACGCGTTACACGCACGGCACGCAGCCGCCGCCCCCTCCGCCGGACGCGGGCACCGACGCCGGCACGCCGCCGCCCCCTCCTCCACCGGACGCGGGCACCACGGGCCCCATCGTCCCGCTCTACAACAACACCACGGCGCTGGAGCCCGCCACGGTGCAGGACACGGCTTCGGCCATCATCACCCGCGTGGGTGACCGCGTTCGCGACCGCCACGCGCGCGAGGACATGTTCCAGGCGTATGACCACTACCTGCCCCTCTATTTCCAGGCGCGCACGCACTACATCGAAATCGTCGACGAGGTCGCCAAGGGCGGCAACCGCATCACGGTGAACCTGCACACCATCGCCCCCTACGAGCGCCCGGACTTCCGCGCCTTCTTCCGCGGCCTCGGCACCGTGGCGGAGTACTTCCACAACGCCCAGTTCACCGCGGTGAACGACCGCCACTTCACCTCCAGCGTCAACTTCAACGCCAAGGAAGGCCGCGCCATCCGCGTGGGTGACCGCATGGAGCTCGAAGTGGGCGTCTTCCTTCGTCAACCGGTGGAAGGCCGTTTCAACTACTACGCCACCACGTACCTCTACATGGTCGGCTCGGGGGGCGTGGTGCCCTTCGACGTGACGGGCGCCATCCGGGACTCCATCCCCATGCCGCAGGCGGCGTGGAGCGGCGGACGCACCACGCTGAGCTCGCCGCAGTCCAACGAGCCCGACAA
This genomic window from Myxococcus hansupus contains:
- a CDS encoding Uma2 family endonuclease, translating into MGWGKRRKPATYEDLEQLPVGWVGEIVDDALYAAPRPAYGHLRAAVRLTSLLTHAFEFSREGPGSWWFLAEPELHLARDVVVPDVAGWRHERLPEPPDPELPWFSTAPDWLCEVLSPSTRSLDRLRKLPLYFREGVGNVWLIDPVQQSLEVYRRGATSWVRSQLFTGNVTVNAEPFEATSLHLGMLWTPRPGSPPVHR
- a CDS encoding class I SAM-dependent methyltransferase, with protein sequence MNCRTASWAEESVAPARRAWWMPKAEVALVPLAVTTSTKVDAALVREARAVGARWGVPFLPRRAKESVAPWLGTKASALLVVGGDGVTLWDAEGSFGFHAGMAHLRRMRLREGEADAFVRVAELRAGDAVLDCTLGLAQDAMVASLAVGPSGRVVGLERSQALAAVAGEGLRRYALGEDSGPVEVLHADAREYLKTLAPRSFDVVFFDPMFAKPRKSQPAFDMLRRFAEHAPLTLETLEAARRVARRWVVVKGAKYTDDLRKLGLEDEPGSRFTDVVWGRVGPSGEP